A genomic window from Pyxicephalus adspersus chromosome 2, UCB_Pads_2.0, whole genome shotgun sequence includes:
- the EPO gene encoding erythropoietin isoform X2, with the protein MLLVNVKLVTAQPVCDRQVLDSYIRTAVDEDKVMNVPCHFPEDVILPEPSMNAEWRKLQISQQRDEVQRGLSLLISAATKVTDFISECKLELSLQKFSSKAQTMKNILDRVNVKTETETLEREARTFSARTLKQFYGVYRNFLQGKYRTVIISICSSIQQHR; encoded by the exons ATGTTGCTGGTTAACGTGAAGCTTGTTACTGCTCAGCCGGTTTGCGACAGACAAGTTCTGGACAGTTATATCAGAACTGCTGTGGATGAGGATAAAGTGATG AATGTTCCGTGTCACTTCCCCGAGGACGTCATCTTACCAGAGCCGAGTATGAACGCAGAATGGCGGAAGCTGCAG atATCTCAGCAGAGGGATGAGGTCCAGCGAGGACTTTCCTTACTTATCAGTGCTGCCACAAAGGTCACAGATTTCATCTCAGAATGTAAATTGGAGCTCTCGCTGCAGAAATTCTCCAGCAAAGCACAGACAATGAAGAACATTCTGGACAGAGTCAATGTGAAG aCTGAAACAGAAACCCTGGAGAGAGAAGCAAGGACTTTTTCAGCAAGGACTTTAAAACAATTCTATGGTGTTTACAGAAACTTTTTACAAGGGAAATATAGAACTGTTATTATCTCAATTTGCAGCAGTATTCAGCAGCACAGATGA
- the EPO gene encoding erythropoietin isoform X1, with protein sequence MGVTGLLILLQMLLVNVKLVTAQPVCDRQVLDSYIRTAVDEDKVMNVPCHFPEDVILPEPSMNAEWRKLQISQQRDEVQRGLSLLISAATKVTDFISECKLELSLQKFSSKAQTMKNILDRVNVKTETETLEREARTFSARTLKQFYGVYRNFLQGKYRTVIISICSSIQQHR encoded by the exons GTTTACTTATCCTGCTACAAATGTTGCTGGTTAACGTGAAGCTTGTTACTGCTCAGCCGGTTTGCGACAGACAAGTTCTGGACAGTTATATCAGAACTGCTGTGGATGAGGATAAAGTGATG AATGTTCCGTGTCACTTCCCCGAGGACGTCATCTTACCAGAGCCGAGTATGAACGCAGAATGGCGGAAGCTGCAG atATCTCAGCAGAGGGATGAGGTCCAGCGAGGACTTTCCTTACTTATCAGTGCTGCCACAAAGGTCACAGATTTCATCTCAGAATGTAAATTGGAGCTCTCGCTGCAGAAATTCTCCAGCAAAGCACAGACAATGAAGAACATTCTGGACAGAGTCAATGTGAAG aCTGAAACAGAAACCCTGGAGAGAGAAGCAAGGACTTTTTCAGCAAGGACTTTAAAACAATTCTATGGTGTTTACAGAAACTTTTTACAAGGGAAATATAGAACTGTTATTATCTCAATTTGCAGCAGTATTCAGCAGCACAGATGA